A genomic segment from Helicoverpa armigera isolate CAAS_96S chromosome 10, ASM3070526v1, whole genome shotgun sequence encodes:
- the LOC110375192 gene encoding protein kinase C-binding protein NELL1 isoform X1 — translation MAGARALVTACCCWWWLITAAATELDLLGALSLHNTSRAGVTAAPGMQPQRTAYTLQGESRSLQVEGAVFERAAELLRRSPEFTVLASLRQEPANSGTILSFSHGYNRYLEVQSSGRRDEVRLHYVAAGGTAARVETFPFRLADGAWHRLAVAVSGAQATLLVDCHPLYRRLIPPPDRNFTQPQLALWLGQRNSKHSLFKGTLQEVRLVSGPHGYLAQCPGLDSECPTCGQFALLQATVQELTTHIHDLSLKLVGTEARLARLEQCDCQKSCFSNGTVHADGASWQRDCNRCSCVHGEITCRPVECDRAECKNPVLHPGECCPTCLRQCLLKGTLYEHGERFAPKECAECVCHDGNMQCTRVDPERACPPLPCDVADQFTVPGECCKFCPGVDYCSMGHSCDENATCMNLNTKYTCKCNQGFQGDGITCQDVDECQRAGGLDGHHCHSNTRCVNVVGGYVCQCLPGYTRRDKFNCVEVDECLGETHGCHAHAVCSNTPGSYTCRCREGYEGDGYECSPICTGGCLNGGACVSREQCACAPGFGGARCERDVDECRQTDAPAHACPAHALCVNTPGSYYCVCAEGYTRDAVLDTCQDVDECVEGFHTCHPSARCVNTDGGFRCECDSEEHCELSCSWQGRIMSDGASWSEAGGCRACSCAAGVAVCRRAACACDLHDNHTTALQSTVLPRLAPAACCPHCEARFHCRHQELHHVTFRSGERWLYQCQICECLLGEVDCWEPECGESGAGCCAEGGAGGAGGEGAPPPRRLELGACAPPHCACTGGQCATLVSNLACCVHRSRAALLATLAWWGRAALWWGRAAPHRKHRGARR, via the exons CCACCGAGCTAGACTTGCTGGGCGCTCTGTCGCTGCACAACACGTCGCGCGCCGGCGTCACCGCCGCGCCGGGGATGCAGCCGCAGCGCACCGCTTATACGTTACAAG GAGAATCTCGTTCCCTGCAAGTGGAGGGCGCGGTGTTCGAGCGCGCTGCCGAACTCCTGCGTCGCTCGCCCGAGTTCACGGTGCTGGCCTCGCTGCGCCAGGAGCCCGCCAACTCCGGCACCATACTGTCCTTCTCACACGGCTACAACAG GTACCTGGAGGTGCAGTCGAGCGGGCGGCGCGACGAGGTGCGCCTGCACTATGTGGCGGCCGGCGgcacggcggcgcgcgtcgaGACCTTCCCGTTCCGGCTGGCGGACGGCGCGTGGCACCGCCTGGCGGTGGCCGTGTCGGGCGCGCAGGCCACGCTGCTGGTGGACTGCCACCCGCTGTACCGCCGCCTCATCCCGCCGCCCGACCGCAACTTCACGCAGCCGCAGCTGGCGCTCTGGCTCGGCCAGAGGAATAGCAAACATTCCTTATTTAAG GGTACATTACAAGAAGTAAGACTGGTAAGCGGGCCTCACGGCTACCTGGCACAATGTCCGGGGCTGGACTCGGAATGTCCCACGTGTGGGCAATTCGCTCTGCTGCAGGCTACTGTGCAGGAGCTCACTACACATATCCATGACCTCTCACTCAAG TTGGTTGGCACGGAGGCGCGGTTGGCACGTCTGGAACAATGTGATTGTCAGAAGTCGTGCTTCTCCAACGGCACAGTCCACGCCGACGGCGCCTCGTGGCAACGAGACTGCAATCGCTGCTCCTGTGTG CACGGCGAGATAACGTGCAGGCCAGTCGAGTGCGATCGAGCTGAGTGCAAGAACCCGGTGCTGCATCCGGGGGAGTGTTGTCCAACATGTTTGA GGCAGTGCCTTCTAAAGGGCACACTATACGAGCACGGCGAGCGGTTCGCGCCGAAGGAGTGCGCGGAGTGTGTGTGCCACGACGGCAACATGCAGTGCACGCGAGTGGATCCTGAGCGCGCGTGTCCGCCGCTGCCGTGCGACGTGGCCGATCAGTTCACCGTGCCCGGCGAGTGCTGCAAGTTCTGTCCAG GGGTGGACTATTGCAGCATGGGTCACTCGTGCGACGAGAACGCGACGTGCATGAATCTTAACACCAAATACACGTGCAAATGTAACCAGGGCTTCCAAGGCGACGGAATTACTTGTCAAG ATGTGGATGAGTGCCAGCGCGCGGGCGGGCTGGACGGGCACCACTGCCACTCCAACACTCGCTGCGTCAACGTGGTGGGGGGATATGTGTGCCAGTGCTTGCCGGGGTACACCAGGAGAGACAAGTTCAATTGTGTTGAA GTAGACGAGTGCTTGGGCGAGACGCACGGCTGCCACGCGCATGCTGTTTGCAGCAATACTCCTGGATCCTACACGTGCCGATGTCGGGAAGGGTACGAGGGAGACGGATATGAGTGCTCAC CGATCTGCACGGGCGGGTGCCTGAACGGCGGCGCGTGCGTGTCGCGCGAGCAGTGCGCGTGCGCGCCGGGCTTCGGCGGCGCGCGCTGCGAGCGCGACGTGGACGAGTGCCGCCAGACCGACGCGCCTGCCCACGCCTGCCCCGCGCACGCGCTCTGCGTCAACACGCCCGGCAGCTACTACTGCGTCTGCGCAGAGGGGTACACCAGGGACGCTGTCTTGGATACTTGTCAAG ATGTGGACGAGTGCGTGGAGGGGTTTCACACGTGTCACCCGAGCGCGCGCTGCGTCAACACTGACGGCGGCTTCCGATGTGAATGTGATTCAGAGGAACACTGTGAATTGA GTTGTTCGTGGCAAGGCCGCATCATGTCTGACGGCGCGTCGTGGTCGGAGGCAGGCGGCTGCCGCGCGTGCTCCTGCGCCGCCGGCGTCGCCGTGTGCCGCCGCGCCGCCTGCGCCTGCGACCTGCACGATAACCATACTACTGCG TTGCAGAGCACGGTGCTGCCGCGACTGGCGCCGGCGGCGTGCTGCCCGCACTGCGAGGCGCGCTTCCACTGCCGCCACCAGGAGCTGCACCACGTCACCTTCCGCAGCGGCGAGCGCTGGCTCTACCAGTGCCAGATCTGCGAGTGCCTC CTTGGTGAGGTGGACTGTTGGGAGCCGGAGTGCGGGGAGTCGGGCGCGGGGTGCTGCGCGGAGGGCGGGGCGGGCGGGGCGGGCGGGGAGGGcgccccgccgccgcgccgcctggAGCtgggcgcgtgcgcgccgccgCACTGCGCCTGCACG GGCGGCCAGTGTGCTACTTTGGTGAGCAATCTCGCGTGTTGTGTGCATCG GTCGCGGGCGGCGCTGCTGGCGACGCTGGCGTGGTGGGGGCGCGCGGCGCTGTGGtggggccgcgcggcgccgcaccgcaaGCACCGCGGCGCGCGGCGCTAG